The Moorena producens PAL-8-15-08-1 genomic interval AACGGCAAACCTCGACCACGGAGTTGCGCGATCGCTTCTACTATATTGCTAGTTCTAAGAGCAATATGCTGGATTCCTGGTCCACCATTGAAATCTATAAATTCCTGAATCTGGGAATTAGCAGAAGTCGGTTCATTGATCGGCAATTGGACTTGACCAGTGGGATCAACCATGACCTGAGAGTATAAACCAGACTGTTGTGTCTTAATAGAAAATAGTTGTTGTGGGCAAAATCCCAGCACTTGTTGATACCAATTTACTGCCCGTTCTAACTCACCAGCCGCTACATTAAGTACCACATGATCAATGGTGGTGAACATGGTCTGAGGATTGTTATTGCCTTGGTTTGCCTCTCTACTAAGGGAGGGTACCTTACCATCAGCAGTTTTCGTGATCCAGTTCAACTGAGCCGGGAAAAAGGATTCCTCACAGATGCCATCCCGCTCAACAAGGGTATGAACCACAGAACCCCAGGAGGGGATTTTACTCCACTTGAGCCGTCCGTGTCTTTGACATTGCTCGTGAGGTGGTTGTATCACTTGGTTGCCTTGAGCGGACGCATTCTCAATCACCGCTTCCAGGTCTTCTACTAGAAAAGCGATGTCAGCCACTCCAGGAGGATGCACACGCAAAAACCCAGCAATAGGACTTGCTGATGTCAGAGGTGACGAGATAACAAACGTGATTGAGCCACTTTTGACAACTTCTGTGTAGGTATGGTAACTACTGCCACTGGCGACCCGTTGAAAGCCAAGAGTCTGGACTAACCAATCAGAAAAAACTGTAGCATCTCTAACATAGAAGTGAACATGATCAATTTTCATGATTGAAATCCAGTTAAAGAGCTTGTACTGTTTTTAATGTGGCGTTGCTGAATAAAGGAATGAATGGGCGATCATCCGGTTTTGCTAAAGCCCCCTAAATCCCCCAAATTTGGGGGACTTTCATAGTTTTGTTCCCCCCAGAATTGGGGGGTTAGGGGGGCGAAACCATA includes:
- the hppD gene encoding 4-hydroxyphenylpyruvate dioxygenase, with product MKIDHVHFYVRDATVFSDWLVQTLGFQRVASGSSYHTYTEVVKSGSITFVISSPLTSASPIAGFLRVHPPGVADIAFLVEDLEAVIENASAQGNQVIQPPHEQCQRHGRLKWSKIPSWGSVVHTLVERDGICEESFFPAQLNWITKTADGKVPSLSREANQGNNNPQTMFTTIDHVVLNVAAGELERAVNWYQQVLGFCPQQLFSIKTQQSGLYSQVMVDPTGQVQLPINEPTSANSQIQEFIDFNGGPGIQHIALRTSNIVEAIAQLRGRGLPFIEVPSSYYSQLRQRPGGSNLPLPTAEWEEIATRQILVDWQQEFSQALLLQTFTKPIFGKPTFFFEIIERRCQAKGFGEGNFRALFEAIEREQNKRGSLST